From Streptomyces sp. NBC_00370, a single genomic window includes:
- a CDS encoding glutathione S-transferase C-terminal domain-containing protein, whose product MSESDTTGGRPPAAGDGNSELGSKPFKRSRSHFADRITADGRDGWPVEAGRYRLVVSRACPWASRAVISRRLLGLEDALSLAVTDPVQDARSWRFTLDPEGRDPVLGIRYLSEAYDARETDYPGGVSVPAVVDVPTGKLVTNDYQQLTLDLATEWTALHRPGAPDLCPRALRDEIDEVMEGVYRDVNNGVYRAGFATSQREYEEACRGVFERLGLVSRRLTDRRYLVGDTITEADIRLFTTLVRFDAVYHGHFKCNMAKLAEDPVLWAYARDLFQTPGFGDTVDFDHIKQHYYRVHTGINPTGIVAIGPDPAGWLTPHHRERLGGRPFGDGTPPGPVPAGERVPPIGRD is encoded by the coding sequence ATGAGCGAATCGGACACGACCGGAGGCCGGCCGCCGGCAGCCGGGGACGGCAACTCCGAGCTGGGCAGCAAACCGTTCAAACGGTCCAGGAGCCACTTCGCCGACCGGATCACCGCCGACGGCCGCGACGGCTGGCCGGTGGAGGCCGGCCGCTACCGGCTGGTGGTCAGCCGCGCCTGCCCCTGGGCCAGCCGCGCGGTGATCTCGCGCCGGCTGCTCGGACTTGAGGACGCCCTGTCGCTCGCCGTCACCGATCCCGTCCAGGACGCCCGCAGCTGGCGCTTCACCCTGGACCCCGAAGGCCGGGACCCGGTGCTCGGCATCCGCTACCTGAGCGAGGCGTACGACGCGCGGGAGACGGACTACCCCGGCGGCGTCAGCGTGCCCGCCGTCGTGGACGTCCCCACGGGGAAGCTGGTGACCAACGACTACCAGCAACTCACCCTGGACCTCGCGACCGAGTGGACGGCGCTGCACCGGCCGGGCGCGCCGGACCTCTGTCCGCGGGCGCTGCGCGACGAGATCGACGAGGTGATGGAGGGCGTCTACCGGGACGTCAACAACGGTGTGTACCGCGCCGGGTTCGCGACCAGCCAGCGCGAGTACGAGGAGGCGTGCCGCGGTGTGTTCGAACGCCTCGGCCTGGTGTCGCGGCGGCTCACCGACCGGCGCTACCTGGTGGGCGACACGATCACGGAGGCGGACATCAGGCTGTTCACCACCCTGGTGCGCTTCGACGCGGTCTACCACGGCCACTTCAAATGCAACATGGCGAAACTGGCCGAGGACCCGGTGCTCTGGGCGTACGCCAGGGACCTGTTCCAGACCCCGGGCTTCGGGGACACGGTCGACTTCGACCACATCAAGCAGCACTACTACCGGGTACACACCGGCATCAACCCCACCGGCATCGTGGCCATCGGCCCCGACCCGGCGGGCTGGCTGACCCCGCACCACCGTGAACGGCTGGGCGGCCGCCCCTTCGGCGACGGCACACCGCCGGGCCCGGTACCGGCAGGCGAAAGGGTCCCGCCGATCGGCCGCGACTAG
- a CDS encoding MFS transporter, whose protein sequence is MPVAAQSDGAPAEQDTADGPDPRRWKALAVCLVAGFMTLLDVSIVNVALPSIKEGLHTPESDLQWVLSGYALSFGLFLIPAGRLGDARGRRAVFMVGLTLFTLASAACGAAQTSLWLVVARLIQGAAGGLISPQISALIQQMFSGRERGKAFGAFGTVVGISTAVGPLLGGLLIQAAGAQEGWRWVFFVNLPLGAVCLLLARRLLPDTPSAGRVRARDLDPLGILLLGGGVLALLLPFVQAQQWPGDEKYLLLIVAAALLFAFVQWEGRCPKGGVQPVIDLSLFRVRSYWLGCLLILLYFAGFTSIFFISTLYLQSGLHYSALLAGVAITPFALGSGASAGIGGKLVDRFGRPLVAIGLTMVVVGLVGTVIAVHQVPGRGVGWAMAAPLLLAGLGSGLVIAPNQTLTLSQVPVNRAGSAGGTLQTGQRVGSAVGIAAVGSVFFAQVGPNGWNSAFDHGLVVSVGFVVVALVIALADVIAGRRDRTRQS, encoded by the coding sequence ATGCCTGTGGCCGCGCAGTCCGATGGAGCCCCGGCGGAGCAGGACACGGCGGACGGGCCCGACCCGCGGCGGTGGAAGGCGCTGGCCGTGTGCCTGGTCGCCGGCTTCATGACACTGCTCGACGTCTCGATCGTCAATGTGGCCCTGCCCTCCATCAAGGAGGGGCTGCACACACCGGAGTCCGACCTCCAGTGGGTGCTGTCGGGGTACGCGCTGTCCTTCGGCCTCTTCCTGATCCCGGCGGGCCGGCTCGGTGACGCCCGGGGCAGGCGCGCCGTCTTCATGGTGGGACTGACGCTGTTCACGCTGGCGTCGGCCGCCTGCGGAGCCGCCCAGACCAGTCTGTGGCTGGTCGTCGCCCGGCTGATCCAGGGCGCGGCCGGCGGACTGATCTCGCCGCAGATCTCCGCGCTGATCCAGCAGATGTTCTCGGGCCGGGAGCGCGGCAAGGCGTTCGGCGCCTTCGGCACGGTCGTCGGTATCTCGACGGCGGTGGGGCCGCTGCTCGGCGGGCTGCTCATCCAGGCGGCCGGGGCGCAGGAGGGCTGGCGGTGGGTGTTCTTCGTCAACCTGCCGCTCGGCGCCGTCTGTCTGCTGCTGGCCAGGCGGCTGCTGCCGGACACCCCTTCGGCGGGCCGGGTCAGGGCCCGCGACCTCGACCCGCTGGGCATCCTGCTGCTCGGCGGCGGTGTGCTGGCGCTGCTGCTGCCCTTCGTCCAGGCCCAGCAGTGGCCGGGCGACGAGAAGTATCTGCTGCTGATCGTCGCGGCGGCGCTGCTGTTCGCGTTCGTCCAGTGGGAGGGCCGCTGTCCGAAGGGCGGTGTCCAGCCCGTCATCGACCTGTCCTTGTTCCGGGTCCGTTCGTACTGGCTGGGCTGTCTGCTGATCCTGCTGTACTTCGCCGGATTCACCTCGATCTTCTTCATCAGCACGCTCTATCTGCAGAGCGGGCTGCACTACTCGGCGCTCCTCGCGGGCGTCGCCATCACCCCCTTCGCCCTGGGGTCCGGCGCGTCGGCGGGAATCGGCGGCAAGCTGGTCGACCGGTTCGGCCGGCCGCTGGTGGCCATCGGACTGACGATGGTGGTCGTCGGACTCGTCGGGACCGTGATCGCCGTCCACCAAGTGCCGGGCCGTGGCGTGGGCTGGGCGATGGCGGCGCCGCTGCTGCTGGCGGGCCTCGGCAGCGGTCTGGTCATCGCGCCCAACCAGACCCTGACGCTCTCCCAGGTGCCGGTGAACAGGGCGGGCAGCGCGGGCGGCACCCTCCAGACCGGCCAGCGTGTCGGGTCCGCCGTCGGCATCGCCGCCGTAGGCTCGGTCTTCTTCGCCCAGGTCGGCCCCAACGGCTGGAACTCCGCCTTCGACCACGGACTCGTCGTCTCGGTGGGGTTCGTGGTGGTGGCGCTGGTCATCGCGCTGGCCGACGTGATCGCGGGCCGCCGGGACCGGACGAGGCAGAGCTGA
- a CDS encoding amylo-alpha-1,6-glucosidase has product MDTTVKTHDTKDFTDGDGSQVAGLQPFLHDAVVTLYAPSFAISRPDGQLGGGADGFYHGDSRALARLTVAADGVALAPVGGALDGADSATFRGVLRGLGEVTPDPAVTLRRSRRVAPGQLTETFELTNAGGQDVRVGLVVTATTDLAPMERVKTGRPTPPVAATAVDGGLAWEQDAFAVRLTSTAGPEIDARAGQLRYDVELAPGAVWTAVLHCSAAHDTGDQFPAPTAGSVPWRTPELASADHRFDHWLSQSAADLDRLRLTDPEDPADQFLAAGAPWFLTLFGRDALWAARMLLPLGTSLAAGTLRTLARRQGVRSDRDTQEQPGKILHEVRRSEQTFHDSFGLPASYYGTVDATPLWVTLLHDAWRWGLAPEEVEQLLPHAESALAWMRDHADADGDGFLEYIDETGRGLANQGWKDSSDGIRYRDGRLAAPPIALCEVQAYAYEAARGGAALLRAFGRPGADRWEEWADRLRERFRAHFWVEDEHGRYPAVALDRDKRPVDSVTSGFGHLLGTGLLDRDESALLAARISAPDLDSGHGLRTLSSASVGYNPYGYHIGSIWPHDTAIAVHGLVRAGFPDEAAPLAAGLLTASAAFDARLPELFAGHGAANAARPAPYPASCRPQAWAAASSVLVLQSVLGLSADVPGSTLTLAPAFTEAYRPLTVTGLDLAGHRLDVSVSPDGAAQVTGLPAGTTLIRG; this is encoded by the coding sequence TTGGACACCACTGTCAAGACCCACGACACAAAAGACTTCACCGACGGGGACGGCTCTCAGGTGGCGGGACTCCAGCCCTTCCTGCACGACGCGGTGGTGACGCTGTACGCGCCGAGCTTCGCGATATCGCGTCCTGACGGCCAACTCGGCGGCGGCGCCGACGGCTTCTACCACGGCGACAGCAGAGCACTGGCCCGGCTGACCGTCGCCGCCGACGGCGTCGCGCTCGCACCGGTGGGCGGCGCCCTCGACGGAGCGGACAGCGCCACCTTCCGCGGTGTGCTGCGCGGCCTCGGCGAGGTCACCCCCGACCCGGCCGTCACCCTGCGCCGCAGCCGGCGGGTGGCCCCGGGACAGCTGACCGAGACCTTCGAACTCACCAACGCGGGCGGCCAGGACGTCCGGGTCGGGCTCGTCGTCACGGCGACGACCGACCTCGCCCCCATGGAGCGCGTCAAGACCGGCCGGCCCACCCCGCCCGTCGCCGCCACGGCCGTCGACGGCGGACTCGCCTGGGAGCAGGACGCGTTCGCCGTCCGCCTCACCAGCACGGCGGGACCCGAGATCGACGCGCGGGCCGGACAGCTGCGCTACGACGTCGAGCTGGCGCCCGGCGCCGTCTGGACCGCCGTACTGCACTGCTCGGCGGCGCACGACACCGGCGACCAGTTCCCCGCGCCCACCGCGGGCAGTGTGCCCTGGCGCACCCCCGAACTGGCCAGCGCCGACCACCGCTTCGACCACTGGCTGAGCCAGTCGGCCGCCGACCTCGACCGGCTGCGCCTCACCGACCCCGAGGACCCGGCCGACCAGTTCCTCGCCGCCGGCGCCCCCTGGTTCCTCACGCTCTTCGGCCGTGACGCGCTGTGGGCGGCCCGGATGCTGCTGCCGCTCGGCACCTCACTCGCCGCCGGCACGTTGCGTACCCTCGCCCGCCGCCAGGGCGTCAGGTCCGACCGCGACACCCAGGAGCAGCCCGGCAAGATCCTGCACGAGGTGCGCAGGAGCGAACAGACCTTCCACGACTCCTTCGGCCTGCCCGCCTCCTACTACGGCACCGTCGACGCGACCCCGCTGTGGGTCACCCTGCTGCACGACGCCTGGCGCTGGGGCCTCGCCCCCGAAGAGGTCGAACAGCTCCTGCCGCACGCCGAGTCGGCCCTCGCCTGGATGCGGGACCACGCCGACGCCGACGGGGACGGCTTCCTCGAATACATCGACGAGACCGGCCGCGGCCTGGCCAACCAGGGCTGGAAGGACTCCAGCGACGGCATCCGGTACCGCGACGGCCGCCTCGCCGCGCCGCCCATCGCGCTCTGCGAGGTGCAGGCGTACGCGTACGAGGCGGCCCGGGGCGGCGCCGCCCTGCTGCGCGCCTTCGGCAGGCCCGGCGCCGACCGCTGGGAGGAGTGGGCCGACCGGCTGCGCGAGCGCTTCCGCGCCCACTTCTGGGTGGAGGACGAGCACGGCCGCTACCCGGCCGTGGCACTCGACCGGGACAAGCGCCCCGTCGACTCCGTCACCTCCGGCTTCGGCCATCTGCTGGGCACCGGCCTGCTCGACCGGGACGAGAGCGCCCTGCTCGCGGCCCGGATCAGCGCCCCCGACCTGGACTCGGGCCACGGCCTGCGCACCCTGAGCAGCGCCTCGGTCGGCTACAACCCGTACGGCTACCACATCGGGTCCATCTGGCCGCACGACACGGCCATCGCCGTGCACGGCCTGGTCAGGGCAGGCTTCCCCGACGAGGCGGCGCCGCTGGCCGCCGGCCTGCTGACCGCTTCGGCGGCCTTCGACGCCCGGCTGCCCGAGCTGTTCGCGGGGCACGGCGCGGCGAACGCCGCCCGCCCCGCGCCCTATCCGGCGTCCTGCCGTCCCCAGGCGTGGGCCGCCGCCTCGTCCGTCCTGGTCCTCCAGTCGGTGCTCGGACTCTCGGCCGACGTGCCGGGCTCCACGCTCACCCTGGCGCCCGCCTTCACCGAGGCGTACCGGCCGCTCACGGTCACGGGCCTCGACCTGGCGGGCCACCGGCTGGACGTCAGCGTCAGCCCGGACGGCGCGGCGCAGGTGACGGGACTCCCGGCGGGCACGACCCTGATCAGGGGCTGA
- a CDS encoding LacI family DNA-binding transcriptional regulator — protein MARSASNPPAKAGPVTLAMVAKRAGVSPQTVSNALNSPDLLRPETLDRVLRTIEEMGYRPHRAAQTLRTRSSKLIGYAIRPAPGLSAPVMDRFLHALSQTADAAGYRILLFAWPADGEGGGLPGYEELIDQHSVDGFVLSGTDRGDRRQAWLEKRDVPFVGFGRMWSGRQVGDWVDVDGASGTDAAVEHLVGLGHRRIAFLGWPRGSGVGDDRAEGWQRAMRRHGLPVRGRRAQSVDDIASAQAVAGPLIDGGATAVVAASDMLALGCYHALRERGAVPGRDVAVVGFDDSPTAALISPGLSTLAQPTEAVGRECVRLLLARMASPGRDPERVLLEPSLVVRDSTPPYPPPAN, from the coding sequence ATGGCCCGCTCTGCCAGCAACCCGCCTGCCAAGGCGGGTCCCGTGACGCTCGCCATGGTGGCGAAGCGGGCCGGCGTCTCGCCGCAAACCGTCTCCAACGCTCTCAACTCGCCGGACTTACTGCGTCCCGAGACGCTGGACCGGGTGCTGCGCACCATCGAGGAGATGGGGTACCGGCCGCACCGGGCGGCGCAGACGCTGCGTACCCGCTCCAGCAAACTGATCGGTTACGCGATACGGCCGGCCCCCGGTCTCTCGGCGCCGGTCATGGACCGCTTCCTGCACGCGCTGTCGCAGACGGCCGACGCCGCCGGTTACCGGATCCTGCTGTTCGCCTGGCCCGCCGACGGCGAGGGCGGCGGCCTCCCCGGCTACGAGGAACTCATCGACCAGCACAGCGTGGACGGTTTCGTGCTGAGCGGCACCGACAGGGGCGACCGCAGACAGGCGTGGCTGGAGAAGCGCGACGTGCCGTTCGTGGGTTTCGGCCGGATGTGGTCGGGCCGCCAGGTCGGTGACTGGGTCGATGTCGACGGTGCCTCGGGCACGGACGCGGCGGTCGAGCATCTGGTGGGCCTCGGCCATCGCCGTATCGCCTTCCTCGGCTGGCCGCGCGGGTCCGGTGTCGGTGACGACCGTGCCGAGGGCTGGCAGCGTGCCATGCGACGGCACGGTCTCCCGGTGCGCGGCAGGCGCGCGCAGAGCGTGGACGACATCGCGTCGGCGCAGGCCGTCGCGGGACCGCTGATCGACGGCGGCGCGACTGCCGTGGTGGCGGCGAGCGACATGCTGGCGCTGGGCTGCTACCACGCGCTGCGCGAGCGGGGCGCGGTACCGGGCAGGGACGTGGCGGTCGTCGGCTTCGACGACTCCCCCACCGCCGCCCTCATCTCCCCCGGTCTCTCCACCCTCGCCCAGCCGACCGAGGCGGTCGGCCGGGAGTGTGTCCGGCTGCTGCTGGCGCGGATGGCGTCGCCGGGCCGGGATCCCGAACGTGTCCTGCTCGAACCGTCGCTCGTCGTCCGCGACAGCACACCCCCGTACCCGCCCCCCGCCAACTGA
- a CDS encoding sugar ABC transporter substrate-binding protein, which yields MVTRTAAAAFVACAALLAATGCSSGFDSGKEPSQEKSGPQHLSVLIATSGDAETAAVKAAAAAYAKKSGNTVTVEAAKDMNQQLGQAFAGNKPPDVFYVNSDQFANYAKGGSLYPYGAQIPDADDFSPQLRDSFSYDGKLVCLPKDTSTLGLVVNTDLWAKAGLTEKDYPTTWEQLRTVADKLTGKGVTGLVTSDEYQRLGVFLKQAGGWVTDSGQTKMTADTPENAEGLGYVQSLLKSGSMKYAKDVDTSWGGEALGKGKAAMTVEGNWLDGGMKLDYPDVKYKVLPLPAGPKGKGTLAFSNCWGVAADSAHRSASVDLVKYLSSGDQQLTFAKAFGVMPSRTSALKTYAQQYPAAKAWVDGSAYAQGPVTIAGFDKVLSQFNTELQSLRTTDPKKILGDLQRNGEAAIAKGN from the coding sequence ATGGTCACCCGCACGGCTGCCGCCGCCTTCGTCGCATGCGCGGCGCTGCTGGCAGCCACCGGCTGCTCGTCCGGCTTCGACAGTGGGAAGGAGCCGTCCCAGGAGAAGAGCGGTCCGCAGCACCTGTCGGTGCTGATCGCCACCTCGGGCGACGCCGAGACCGCGGCGGTCAAGGCGGCAGCCGCCGCCTACGCGAAGAAGTCCGGCAACACGGTCACGGTCGAGGCCGCCAAGGACATGAACCAGCAGCTGGGGCAGGCGTTCGCGGGCAACAAGCCGCCGGACGTCTTCTACGTCAACTCCGACCAGTTCGCCAACTACGCCAAGGGCGGTTCGCTCTACCCGTACGGCGCGCAGATACCGGACGCCGACGACTTCTCGCCGCAGCTGCGTGACTCCTTCAGCTACGACGGCAAGCTGGTCTGTCTGCCCAAGGACACCTCGACGCTGGGCCTGGTCGTCAACACCGACCTGTGGGCGAAGGCCGGGCTGACGGAGAAGGACTACCCGACCACGTGGGAGCAGCTGCGGACGGTCGCGGACAAGCTCACCGGCAAGGGCGTCACCGGCCTGGTCACCAGCGACGAGTACCAGCGGCTCGGGGTCTTCCTGAAGCAGGCGGGCGGCTGGGTCACCGACTCGGGCCAGACGAAGATGACGGCCGACACCCCGGAGAACGCCGAGGGGCTCGGTTACGTCCAGTCGCTGCTCAAGTCCGGCTCGATGAAGTACGCCAAGGACGTCGACACCAGCTGGGGCGGCGAGGCGCTCGGCAAGGGCAAGGCGGCGATGACCGTCGAGGGCAACTGGCTGGACGGCGGGATGAAGCTCGACTACCCCGACGTGAAGTACAAGGTGCTGCCGCTGCCCGCGGGCCCGAAGGGCAAGGGCACCCTGGCGTTCAGCAACTGCTGGGGCGTCGCGGCCGACAGCGCGCACCGCTCGGCAAGCGTCGACCTGGTCAAGTACCTGAGCTCGGGCGACCAGCAGCTCACCTTCGCCAAGGCGTTCGGTGTGATGCCGTCGCGTACGAGCGCGCTGAAGACGTACGCCCAGCAGTACCCGGCCGCCAAGGCGTGGGTGGACGGCAGCGCCTACGCACAGGGCCCGGTGACGATCGCCGGCTTCGACAAGGTGCTGAGCCAGTTCAACACCGAACTGCAGTCGCTGCGCACGACGGACCCGAAGAAGATCCTCGGTGATCTGCAGCGCAACGGCGAAGCGGCGATAGCGAAGGGCAACTGA
- a CDS encoding carbohydrate ABC transporter permease: MPLRSIRSAGRARSVRRDGPWGWLFVSPMVVVLGLFLVLPILMALWVSLLRWDGQSNPFTGSADFVGLDNYRTLFVQDGLDRTLFATALRNNAYYVLLTVPLQTVLALGLAIIVNQRMLRGRGALRTTFFFPSVTSSIAVATVFLFMFQGSGSVNKMLSWVGVKGPNWFSDPRGVLSLILGSVGIVDPERPSGALASHSFMGLSWFEWLSGPSVAMCTIILLSVWTTSGTFMLIFLAALQDVPRELEEAAAIEGVNRRQLLRYVTLPALRPVLFLVLTLGLISTWQVFDQVYVMGQGAPGNTTLTPAFLSYSSGFDNSDFGQGAAIAFVLLVLILVLTGLQRWVLRERGARTGRTR; the protein is encoded by the coding sequence ATGCCGCTACGTTCGATCCGCTCGGCGGGCAGGGCCCGCTCGGTGCGCCGGGACGGACCGTGGGGCTGGCTGTTCGTCAGCCCCATGGTGGTCGTCCTCGGTCTGTTCCTCGTGCTGCCCATCCTGATGGCGCTGTGGGTGAGCCTGCTGCGCTGGGACGGTCAGTCCAACCCGTTCACCGGCAGCGCCGACTTCGTGGGTCTCGACAACTACCGGACCCTGTTCGTCCAGGACGGCCTCGACCGGACCCTGTTCGCCACGGCGCTGCGCAACAACGCCTACTACGTGCTGCTCACGGTGCCGTTGCAGACGGTGCTGGCGCTGGGGCTCGCGATCATCGTCAACCAGCGGATGCTGCGCGGGCGCGGCGCGCTGCGGACGACGTTCTTCTTTCCCTCGGTGACGAGTTCGATCGCCGTCGCCACTGTCTTCCTCTTCATGTTCCAGGGCAGTGGGTCGGTCAACAAGATGCTGTCGTGGGTGGGGGTGAAGGGGCCCAACTGGTTCTCCGACCCGCGTGGTGTGCTGTCGCTGATCCTGGGTTCGGTGGGCATCGTCGATCCCGAGCGCCCGTCGGGGGCGCTGGCGTCCCACTCGTTCATGGGTCTCTCCTGGTTCGAGTGGCTGTCCGGGCCCTCGGTCGCGATGTGCACGATCATCCTGCTGTCGGTGTGGACCACGTCCGGCACCTTCATGCTGATCTTCCTCGCGGCGCTCCAGGACGTCCCGCGTGAACTGGAGGAGGCGGCGGCCATCGAGGGCGTCAACCGCCGCCAGTTGCTGCGGTACGTGACACTCCCCGCGCTGCGTCCCGTGCTGTTCCTGGTGCTGACGCTCGGGCTCATCTCGACCTGGCAGGTCTTCGACCAGGTGTACGTGATGGGTCAGGGGGCGCCGGGCAACACCACGCTGACGCCGGCGTTCCTGTCGTACTCGTCGGGCTTCGACAACTCGGACTTCGGTCAGGGGGCGGCCATCGCGTTCGTGCTGCTCGTCCTGATCCTCGTCCTGACCGGACTCCAGCGCTGGGTACTGCGGGAGCGCGGCGCACGTACCGGGAGGACACGATGA
- a CDS encoding carbohydrate ABC transporter permease has protein sequence MSSQGRPVLNRFPIPLRVVGYALVVGVALLYLLPFALQLVTGFKTDPDAAAHPLSLLPTTPTTAAYQRLFGLGGAADGVPFLRWLSNSALVAVLVTAGRVLFDSMAGYALARLRFRGRKVLFVFVIAVMAVPGVALLIPKFLVLNIFGLFDTYTGMIVPLLVDATGIFIMKQFFESVPPEVEEAARMDGAGVVRIFWSVVLPMARPALITLTILSFQGSWNEFTHFLIATQSGQYETLTTGLARFVSGGLGGGTQYPLKLAAALLSTLPVAALFFCFQRYFVSGANSGALKD, from the coding sequence ATGAGTTCACAGGGCCGGCCGGTGCTCAACCGGTTCCCGATTCCGCTGCGGGTGGTGGGCTACGCCCTGGTGGTGGGGGTGGCGCTGCTGTATCTGCTGCCGTTCGCGCTCCAGTTGGTGACCGGTTTCAAGACCGATCCGGACGCGGCGGCGCATCCGCTCTCGCTGCTGCCCACCACGCCCACCACGGCGGCCTACCAGCGGCTGTTCGGCCTCGGCGGCGCGGCGGACGGTGTGCCGTTCCTGCGCTGGCTCTCCAACTCGGCACTGGTGGCCGTCCTGGTGACGGCGGGCCGGGTGCTGTTCGACTCGATGGCCGGGTACGCGCTGGCGCGGCTGCGCTTCCGGGGCCGCAAGGTGCTGTTCGTCTTCGTCATCGCCGTGATGGCGGTGCCGGGAGTGGCGCTGCTGATCCCGAAGTTCCTGGTGCTGAACATCTTCGGACTGTTCGACACCTACACCGGCATGATCGTGCCGCTGCTGGTGGACGCCACCGGCATCTTCATCATGAAGCAGTTCTTCGAGTCGGTGCCGCCGGAGGTCGAGGAGGCCGCGCGGATGGACGGGGCGGGGGTGGTACGGATCTTCTGGTCCGTCGTCCTGCCCATGGCGAGGCCCGCGTTGATCACGCTGACCATCCTGTCGTTCCAGGGGTCGTGGAACGAGTTCACGCACTTCCTCATCGCCACCCAGTCGGGGCAGTACGAGACGCTGACCACGGGTCTCGCGCGCTTCGTCTCCGGCGGCCTCGGCGGCGGCACCCAGTATCCGCTGAAACTGGCTGCCGCCCTGCTCTCCACCCTGCCGGTGGCAGCGCTGTTCTTCTGCTTCCAGCGCTACTTCGTCAGTGGGGCCAATTCCGGGGCTCTGAAGGACTGA
- a CDS encoding MHYT domain-containing protein — MQGTVDGFTYGAVTPVVAFLMACLGSALGLRCTTRSLRHERSWKPGWLALGALSIGSGIWTMHFIAMIGFSVEEAPISYDKITTVASLAVAIVMVGIGVFIVGYRGATTAALLSAGVITGLGVAAMHYLGMAGMELQGHLEYNVTTVTLSVVIAVVAATAALWAAVSVHGFLASLGASLVMGIAVTGMHYVGMLAISVHLQEDAGTVSGSSPTSLLFPMLLGPAVFLVLSGVVVMFDPLLVLGEGDWNQPATAGGAPAGATTAGARIPAQPGRQHDISPSEPRNWPH; from the coding sequence ATGCAGGGCACAGTGGATGGATTCACCTACGGCGCTGTCACCCCCGTGGTGGCCTTTCTCATGGCATGTCTCGGCTCGGCCCTCGGGCTGCGCTGCACCACCCGCTCGCTACGGCACGAGCGTTCCTGGAAACCCGGCTGGCTGGCGCTCGGTGCGCTCTCCATCGGCTCCGGCATCTGGACGATGCACTTCATAGCGATGATCGGATTCAGCGTCGAGGAGGCGCCTATCAGCTACGACAAAATCACCACCGTGGCCAGCCTGGCCGTGGCGATCGTGATGGTCGGCATCGGCGTCTTCATCGTGGGCTACCGCGGTGCCACGACGGCGGCGCTGCTCTCCGCCGGTGTCATCACCGGACTCGGTGTCGCGGCCATGCACTACCTCGGAATGGCCGGAATGGAGCTCCAGGGGCACCTGGAGTACAACGTCACGACCGTCACCCTCTCCGTCGTGATCGCCGTCGTCGCCGCGACCGCCGCACTCTGGGCGGCCGTATCGGTCCACGGTTTTCTGGCCAGCCTGGGCGCGAGTCTGGTCATGGGCATCGCCGTGACCGGGATGCACTACGTCGGCATGCTGGCGATCAGCGTGCATCTGCAGGAGGACGCCGGCACGGTGTCCGGCTCCTCACCCACCTCGCTGCTCTTCCCGATGCTGCTCGGCCCGGCCGTCTTCCTCGTACTCTCCGGTGTCGTGGTGATGTTCGACCCGCTGCTGGTCCTGGGCGAAGGCGACTGGAACCAGCCCGCCACCGCCGGGGGTGCGCCGGCCGGCGCTACGACGGCCGGTGCGCGGATCCCCGCGCAGCCCGGCCGTCAGCACGACATCAGTCCTTCAGAGCCCCGGAATTGGCCCCACTGA